CCACAGTCTGACTTAAAGCCTCTGGGACTTTCCCTGCTTTCTATTATGGGGAAGAAGGACTTAGAATAGAAAATagacttatcttttttttatttatttttaaagattttatttatttgagagagaaagagcatgagaggggagaaggtgagagggagaagtagattccccatggagctgggagcccaatggggaactcgatcctgggacgctgggatcgtgacctgagccaaaggcagttgctcaattgactgagccaccccagcagccattaaataggtttatttttttattttttatttttaaaaaatttttaagaattttattttatttatttgacagagagagagagagatcacaagtaggcagagaggcaggcagagagagaggaggaagcaggctccccgtcaagcagagagtccaatgtggggctcaatcccaggaccctgggatcacgaccagagacgaaggcagaggcttaacccactgagccacccaggagccccaggtttatttttttaaagaatagaagtTTATCTaagaatttttgaagatttagaaTACATTAGTGGTATTAGTTAAAGCTATGTTAATATTGTAGAACTAggatattcattttaaaaagttactatacCTTTTCTCCAGGACTTATAGTTGTTAGGATGTTTGCCATCCATAGACTGTTTTTTTATGTCTCTTGAGTCACTGTAGGAgatgaccaaaaaagaaaagttagttGGAGACCAGAACTAGAGATTTAGTCTAGATAACCATTCTATTTAGGAGATTTAAATTACTTTATCAAAAATGGTTGACATTATTAAAGGTCAGAGTAAGAATTATTGATTTTGTGCAAGCTTTTGTTTTATATAGTTCCTGTCCTCCTATGTATGTGGTGGGAAACTCCACTGATGGCTTCTCTAACTCTTAGATGTACCCTTCAGTCTTGTTAGGTTATTTCATGTAGAGTGTAGTAATTATTTTCCCTTCAAAGTTTTAGGAATTGGTTTTTTTATTCCTTGAAACTCTTACATAGAATTGAGAATCTTGTGTAATCAAGTCCTTAATGGATTCAAGTCCAAAGAGAGTCTTATGGAGGGAATGGAAGTACTCAGATCCCATGAATGCAGATCTTTCAAAATTCAAGACTGAAGTTTAGGCATTTGCCACAGCTATGGCCTAGTGGCCATTTCACGTTAAGagtcagacttaaaaaaaaaaaaaaaaagagtcagacttAAAGGTATTTTGCTCTCTATTCCAATAACTTCTAGAAGATGATTTATCTTACCTTTCACAGACCAGCGTTTTTGGAGCAAATGTCTTAAGAACAAATGAAGGAGAATGATGTGTGTtatctagaaagaaagagagatgatGGAGACGTGATACCAGTACTAAGCATTTTTATATTGCTGCAGAGAAAGCCATCGGCGGTAGAGATTTGGATCTCCCATCCATAGTTGTTGCTGGGAATTGGCTGCTTTGCTAGGACTGCATTCTTACCAACTTGACTGAGTATGGTCATATGACTGGTTTTGGCCAATGGACTGTGACTGGAAGTATTTTCTTCTGGGCCAAGATGCTTAAGGGGGACCTGGACCTCTGCTCTCTTTTTGTGGCAGTTTGGGAAGCCAAGTGTGGAAGGTGACAGTCACAGGATGAAAAAAGCCTGTGTTCTCAAGGCACAATCCCCATGGAATTCTTGCACTGGGCTTATATACAAGGAAACATCTGTTGTGTTAAACCATGATATCAACACAATTTAAACTTTGTTAAAGGAACTTGTATTACTCTAATACACATATAcatctttatttaatattaatctatcttgtgaggtaggtattattccTTTTATAGGTGAGGAAGAGGTGTTTAAGAAGTAACTTTCCTTAAGGACTGAGCATATAGTCAAACCTTGATCTGACAGAAGAACTATTGAATTCTCTGTTTGTTATAACATGCTACATTTTAGAGAAAAGATATCACTTGAGATAGGATAAATCCAAACCTTTCAGACTACAAGTTTCAATTTATACCAATAATTTTTTCTGTGGCAAATGGCCAGATAGTAGTAAGATAAGATTCTTTAAACTGTTATAAGTGATCTCAGGTTTAATTAGACTCCCTTTTTGCTGGGTTGCCTCTTCAGAGACAGGAAATTCTCAGATTTATTTGATTGTTCTGAAGGATTTTGTGGGAGGAGTATTAAGACTTAATTTACTCAGGACTACAGTACTTAGCTACAAAGAACTTAGGATCCAAGCCTTCATTTAAAACTGGGTTCACTGGTTCACTCGTGCTCACCTATGTTCCAGACATCAGGGTCAAGAATCTGATTGGCAGCATTAGAAAGTTTTTCATTTGGTTCCAAACTTGGAGAAATAACCTTTGGAAGATTAAATGGCTCTGAAATAAAGCAGACCAGAAGttatagaaacagagtagaaacttccttttgtttttccgTCCTCTCATTTGGCTAAGACTTCTGTATGTATGAAatatggggggcagggggcaataGCACTTGATGTAACTTATCTGCccctcaaattaaaaacaaaacttaccaTCATCTACAGCAGTTCTATTGACACAGTTAGCCTCATGTTCCTTGAGCCTTTTGATTGGGACCACATGGCAAGCATTATATTTGCAGTTAGCCATCTTTTTAGCTATCTTTggatttttctaaaagaaaaaaagctcttGTTAAATGCCTATTATACAATGCCTGTATTCCACCCTCCATATCCTTCTGGGAATGCTTAAGACAAAAAATTTCCAACATTAAGAACTGCTAAGTGCTACGTATAGTCAGAAGCTTATtcttgaaaacaaatgaacaaacaaacaaaaactttaaattttatattctgaGCTTATTTTCTCCCTCCActgacttaactttttttttttttttaatcaggaaaactTACCTTTCTACATGATGCCAGGTGGTACTGTAACCTGCTGGCTGGCATCCTGTGGTTTGGGTCATAAGGACATATTTCTAAGTCTTCTGGCTCCATGAGGCCTAAATAGTAAGAACTATGggttggaaaagaaaatattgacatTTAAGATCAGGTAATTTTGACATAGGCCTACTTTCTGTTCTCAGAAGAAGAGTGAGAGATGTGGGTATCTTGCTATGAAAGTTTGGGATGACTAAAGCAATAGCCTCATCAATTAGATAATAGGAGAACTTCACTGCTTACATGCCTTGGAAAACCAAAAATTAATGTTTGCACAAATATTTTACTCTTCTAGGTTGTTTTGAATAGAATCCTTTGCCCTCAAAGAGAATATTATACAGGCAGGGCTCCTTGGAAAGCTCAGAGTACTGGGGTATGATGAAGTTTAACACCATCAGCTTGAGTGTTGAGAAAGCAAGCCTGGGGCAGCTGGTTCTTTTACTCTTCAGCGCTGCTCCCTCACATCTCTTTGCCAAATCTATCTAAATTAAGCTCTTTGTTAGGCAAGGATGCTACTTGTCAGATCGGCGTAGCCACTTTGGGGGAACAGGGGTTGGAAGAATGAACAGTACCATGTTCAAGTTCAGGCTACTTTATAATTATCTGAGAATGCCAGTCTGAAATCTCTAAAGTTGTAGGTATTAACATATGaagactcttagaagaaaactaaGAATATACCATCTCGAATCTGCCACATTTTACTGCCAATAGGAGGCCTACTTTCCCTTATGGCTAGCTGTCTTTAGCTATCCTAGCAGACATTCACTTCAAGGACTCCCAAGTTTCCAGGCAACAGCTACAGCTGAGATTTCTGCAAAGCAGGGACAGACTAGtctgatgggggtggggaatcAAGGCAGACGAGCAGAAGCAGTAAGGATAGAAAAGTGCCTGGAAGAGCCCATTTCATTTCTGCTTTGTATCATGCCTAGGGCATAGACAAAGGGCACAGAGATAGACTGTTAAATGTCAGATTTTCCTGAGGGCATTTAGATGATTAAGTCTAGGGATTTAGACTCAGTACCTTTCAGAAACACAAGCCAGGGTGGCTCTTTAAAGCTTACGCTGCATATTAATGATAATATTAGAGCCATGAACACTTATTGTAAAGTAAATTGGCTTTCTGGGAAATAAAGGTTGCAGTATAATCCAATATTGTGTAGTTATCTTTAGATTCTTAAAGATAGTGGAAGAAGAGCTTTAATACTGATACCTAACTATCGATAGCTGAATATCCCATGTTGGGAGGCCAAGATTATAATGGAGGCCAATTTGGTTTAATACATGTTGGACTTACAAGAGGATTCCAGCCTCGATGCTACCTTGACTGTTAAACCGAGTCTAAACGCTCTTGAGTCCTACCTTATTCTTGAAGCAGCGACTCTCAAGAATCTGAAGGGAAGTGTCTGAATCTGAAGAGGCAAACAGTCTTTCTGGAGGTCAAAACAAGGCAAACAACTGAAGtttggggagagggaaagcagagtgAGTACCTTTGTCAAGTGATGTGAATCAACTTTCTGTTCGAGCTACTCAACTCTTCTCCCACCATATGGTTG
This DNA window, taken from Meles meles chromosome 7, mMelMel3.1 paternal haplotype, whole genome shotgun sequence, encodes the following:
- the LOC123947478 gene encoding gametocyte-specific factor 1-like, whose product is MEPEDLEICPYDPNHRMPASRLQYHLASCRKKNPKIAKKMANCKYNACHVVPIKRLKEHEANCVNRTAVDDEPFNLPKVISPSLEPNEKLSNAANQILDPDVWNIDNTHHSPSFVLKTFAPKTLVCESDSRDIKKQSMDGKHPNNYKSWRKGQKN